Below is a genomic region from Eupeodes corollae chromosome 1, idEupCoro1.1, whole genome shotgun sequence.
actttttgacttaaaattctaACTTGTCctttagaaaaacaaagaagatgTGACTTGTATGCTTTCTTGTATATGCTTACAaatttggatttaaatttttccaatttagagcattatataaaaaacaaaaacaaaaaattatgttatagttaaattacatttaaaccttttttttaatttttaataacatttatgataaattaaacaaaaaaggaaaattaagtTAAGAATTTTCAGCCTAAAGATAACGCGATCAAACTGCTTACGTCCTCGAAGCTCTCGGATGTCTAAGGGTAGGGAGTTTCATAGTCTGACAACACAACCAAAAAATTGGCGCTCAGAGGCAGAGCAATTGAATCTTGGTTAAATAAATACGAAAGATCGGATGGAAGTAGAGAACACAATcttgttataaagataagatGGCTCCTTCCTTGCTCCGATGCCATTCAAAGTCATTAAGGTATTGTAACTTAGATATGCATTTAAGGTACAACCaagtaatttttcttatacGCAGAAACATGATCATAACGCTTAAGAATGAACACGTATCGAATTATGTTGTTTAAGGCAACATTTAGGTTTCTTTTAGATTCTGAGCTATGACTGCAAAATATCTGGCATCCGTACGTAATAATCGGGATAATTGAAGTTTTTGCTGAGGAAAGTCTAATATCTTGTGATGTATGCTTCTTCTTCAATCCCAACTGAGTGTTTTATTAAACCTTCTTCTTCAATCCCAACTAAGTGTTTTATTAAACCTGATAACTGTGATCAAGCTTATGTTTATAAATTACCATACATTTAGATTTTGTTCAAGTTATTCTCCTTAGACAAACGATAAATTCTATACAAGTCTTCATTAAGTAGGTAAGCACCGTTTTTAATCATGCCCAATTCAAAACTTAGGCGAATCTGGACATCGTCTGCATACAAATAAATGGACGAATAATGCACCTGGGTTGGTAGGTCCTAAATACACATGTAAAATAGCAATGGTCCTAGTACTGATCCCTGGGGAACTGCGGAATGAATATTCAGCAATCCGGAAGCATGTTTTTCTACAACGACAGCTTATTTTCTCCCAGAAAGGTTGGAAAACATTAAATCGGAAGTTTAATCTTTGAATCGGAACAgccttttaattttgaaaataaaaacactgtGATTAATCGTATCAAAGGCTTTCGAGAAGTAAAGTAATCTTAAAAATGACACTTGATCATGGTCAATATCACAACTAAGATCATCAGTTAATTTAATGATAGTAGACACACAACTGTGATTTATTATAAAACCGGATTGGTTAACAcataaaagattgtttttttttaattcgagatATGGCCATGTAAAGTTTTTTCtaagacttttgaaataaatggaaGTATCGAAATTCGTCTGTATTCGGGAGATAGAAGGTTTCTTGATCACAGGAATTACTTAAGCAACTTTCCAGGTATGAGGAAAAGAACTTGTAGTAatgattgtattaaaaatatgccTAAAAGTGGGAAGTATGTGAAGtagtattattttaataaaaaatgggcTGCATTTCATTAAACCCCATGGCTTaagatttaatttgtaaaatattgacTGCTCAATCAGCTTCTTCAACTGcctgaaattcaaaacaatttaaacttggATCCACTGGTGTCATATTATATGATGTTTCTACTTCATTAAGTGATTCGGACTGGACTTTTGCTAAATCAGCATTAAGAACATCAGGATTGATGCTTTCAAGGTAATATCCTTTCAATGGTCCTACTCCAAGATCTCGCATATTTTTTAAGAGTGTTTTAGAAAGGCGATCTTTCCTCACATGATTTGAATATACTTAAATTTTACCTTCCCTTATTTGAATGCGTACTTTGTTTCGAAAGTCACAAAAAGTATTATGAAAAGTCAACTGAAAcagtttccattttttaaaagctaagtCTTTTTGCTTCAGCAGTTAATTAATTTCAAGAGAAAACCACGAATTATGCTTGTGCTTGATCACCTTTGTTTTGGGCTTCACACTAGGGTATcccgacaaatttttttttggattttccgAACAAAAGATCTCTCAAAACTTACGTAATTGTACttagattacaaaaatatatttaaaaaaatattaaaatttgtctagGGGGTTGTACCGAccctcaaaattttgacaaattgatatttttattctttttttcccTTCCTTATTTTCGGTTCCTGAGctactatttattataaaatattaactttttgatcttattaggtttagaaaatatttgacGTTTTGATTTGCATGCAACAATACGTTtccaaaattgaatattttaatttttggcgcATATTTCTTATTATCATTTTCCTGGAACTTAAAACCACTGCTCTATAAATCTgacacaatttgaattaaagtttcTATACTTATccgattttgaagaaaaatttgtttataaatttgagGTATACCTGCACAAATGACTTAATTTATTGATGTCCTTTAAGAATATGGATTTTTACCTGTTTCCTACCTGTAAAATACACTACTCAATCCGGTAATAAAGTCGAAATTAAAACTGAAGGCTGTTTTATATCTGACAAATATCTACACAATTAAATCCGGTAATAAAGTCGGATATAAAGCGCAAGGATTTGAAAAGTGGGCGTTTTGTGGACAAATATGAGAAAATCCACATATGTGGTTTATTGAGAAAACGCAGAAGTTTTTCATTCACTATTTGTTTATGACTAAACAGGTTGTTGAACTCCATAATTTTTAGACCTGATCTTGTGCAAAAGCTACACTTTCAAGTCCTTAGTATTCATTCGAGATCAACAACGGGTTGTGTAAAGTGCGTTGTAAcagttttaaaagcaatttttgtgatttttttaaaataatgagttCAAGACGTTGTGGACTACTTGTGCTATATTGGGTTgacaagaaagaaacaaatatcttgaagacACGAAAGCAGAGGCAAATTGAAGAGTCAAAGAGGGAAGCAAAAAAATGGCCTATGCAGGAAACGGATATTGTCTCAGGAAACTACAATGAAGAGTAGGTGCCTGAATCTTCCCCAGAAACACATTCGGTAACAGAGGCATCCCCAACAAACCCCTCTTTGACAGAGGCACCATCGACTTCAAGAGCTTATCGCAATAGATTGATGTAGCCAAGGTATGTGATCGATACGGTTTTTCGACGCAATCTGCTGCTGCTGTCGCTTCTCCTGTTTTGGCTGATGTCGGCTTGGTTTTTTCCAAAGATTCAACTctgttataaacaaaaataagatccACCGAGCTGTAATCACGTAAAGAAACTTTGAAAGATATTGGAGCTATTGCTATAAAAACCATTTACATTGATGGAAGAAAGGACAAGACCCTGATAAATGTGAAAATAGGGGTGGGTTATCAACGTaaagaaattttttgaagaacacaTCTCAATTTTGGAAGAACCTAGATCAATTTACTTAGGACATACAACACCAGGTTATCGCAACGCAAAGGGATTTTTACTTCCATTACAACCTTTTTAGAGAGTCAAGGTTGGAATTTAGATGACGTGCTTAGCATTGGATGTGACGGAACTGCAACTAACACTGGTTGGAGGGGAGGCGTCATTCAATATTTAGAGGAGTTCTTGAAGAGACCGCTGCAATCGTGTATTTGCATGCTTCACGCCAATGAGTTACCTCTTCGTCATTTATTCTTGACATTAGATGGTTCCACTTCGGGTCCTAGAGAATATTCTGAAGCTATTGGGAAACAATTAGCTGATTGCGAAAGTAAAACCACAGTGAGCTTTTGTGCAGTGCAGTGGCTGGTGATATGCATGACCTGTCGAAAAATGTGGTTGATGAACTTAGTacgtatcaaaaatatttgtatcagaTATGCCAAGCTGTTTCTGTTCTCCGGAACTGGCAAACCGTCAACCTGAAAAAATGGCGCACTAGAGATGGCTTACTTCAGCTAATCGCATACTGAGACTTTATGCTAGTACTGTAAGTCCATCAGAGAATTAGCTATTGCTTTTCGAATACGTCGTGAAAGTATAAGCTCCAATTTGGTTCCGAATCAAGCGACAGGCGTCTTTTAAGGATGGAGCcaaacatattttccaattaaGTATGTACTCCCGATATCTACCCGAAAATTTGAGATGTTTTGTGGATTCTGTTATAGAAATAAATGCTTATTTTGACATTCAGAAAACCTTCTTATCAGTATGTTGTTTGATGAAAGGGACCACATTCGGAAGCTGGCATTGCGAAGAATAAAAAGCTAGAGAAgttgaaaatatcaacaaacgcaGGATATATATACCACCAAAGATGAACTTCGAACGAATGTCAGGTAACATCACCCCcggttcttcaaaatatttcttttgaagacCTTCACATCATGGCAAAAAATAAGAGCTTGGAAATTGTTGACATTCCCTGTCACCCCCAATCTGTAGAAAGATGTGTTAAACTGGTAACGGAGGCATCACAGAGTGTACTTGACCCAACTTCTAGAGAtggctttattaaaaacaagttgaaatCTCGTGCAGAAATACCAAATTTTGgacacaaaaataagtttaaattctaaggttatgtcattaattaaaattatttcttgattattttgtttttatgtgatttgtttagataatattaataataaaatacgtttaaaacttaatttttttatgtataCATCGACGGGACACCCTACTTCACACGCTTATCAAATAAACTGCACTTAGAATTTTCTATGAATAAAACCTGGTCATCGGCGTAAGTCATAACATATATATTTGTTACGAGTTTATTTGAAGTAGATCGTGTTGCAGTTGAGATATTCAAGAGTAATAGCTACTGTTCGGGGAACAAAATCAAatgtaacaaaaattgattcatGTTTCGAAATGGCGGATGCGGAAAGCTGGTCGTAGatcaaaaagtttttgatattaCGGGTAAAGATTAAGTCTAAGAGTGTTGCACTATCTTACAAATGATATGAATGAGTTGgatttaataaatgaatttaatgtTTCCTTGTTAATCAAATTACAATATTAAAGTCACCACATAAGACGATTTCAGAATAAAAAGAGGAAATGCTCTCTAATTCTGTGAACATGGTTAAGAAATCGATTTGTTTATTTAGACGATAACCACGCCTTCTAAGCATTTATTCACACCATTCAAAATTTCTATAAAGCAATAGTCGACAGGGCAAGAGCTTTCTTTCTTCGGTtcggtcattaaaaaaaaagaggctgggatgcgacccacactgataacttcccatcccgtctgtcgatttgtcttgcttaaaagtttgtctatatgtactcgtatcaatttttaccaaatttgcgtactattttttgtagattttatttttttatgaaaacacggacggttggatttttatataaaaattactgaatattgaaaacaatattttctgtgaaataaaataagtttgaagccaatatttttaatttttgaaaagctatttgagccgaaagtaaatttttacgaagttttagtattgtttttttacagtttttttttgtaaaaaaactgtcaatgcgaattttttaaaaattttaccaaatgttgaaaacaatatttcttataagataaaattagtttgaagccaatttttaaaatttttgaaaagatattttagtcgaaaatcaatttttaccaacttttataaattttttttttaggtttttatttttttttttttaaaaactgtaagttcgattttttctcaaaatttgtcctactgttgaaaacaatatttcttataagaaaaaattagttagaacctattatctcaaagttttaaaaagatatttgagtcgaaaataattttttaccaagttttgttaatttttttcggtttttatttttttgtaaaaaaactgtcaattcgatttttttcaaaattttactgaatgttaacaacaatagtttttaaaagataaaagtaaattcaagagtcaagagtcgaaaatcaatttttaccaacttttatactttttttttaggtttttattttttgtaaaaaaaactgacaattagatttttctcaaaattttatcagatgtcaaaaacattatttgtcgttgcacaaaaatatttaagagatgaaatcatatttcagtcgtaaaattttataggttacaaatttattttttagtttttttgatttagaaaaaaaacgttatattgattttttttcaaaaattatatctgttttgtatcacattacaatatactatataaaatttaattcaagtctctagcgtttttggttcgtaagatatttaaggttaaccaaaattttcacctttttttcaaactgctatggtaaaaaaaccacagacgcaattttcttgagagccctttctgccttattatctgtataacaaaatttatttgaaatcgatatctcttctggttcttgagctatggacgacgaaaaaacatcgcgaacgtacggacgtacggacgtacggacgtacgaacgtacgtacacacgcacgcacagacatctttctaaaaagcttttatttcgactctagggaccttgaaacgtcgagaagtgtcaacattttcaatttgacaaatcggacccattacaataacttcctatgggaagttaataaattataagctttaactttctaaaaaataaagtccaaaagggggctgggatgagacccacaaagataacttcccatcccgtttgtcgatttgttttgcttaaaagtttgtgggttTCAGTGCTGtgttcaaaaaagttgtcagttgaataattattctaaaagatttaataattacccataatatttaacatttgaaaaaattgtttgatttcaaaatctattttggttaaagatttttagtcgaaaaacaatttttatcaattctagcagcatttcttaaaagtttttatttcttttacaaacaaatacagattggatttttcaaagaaatttcagCACCAAGCTCATTTTGAAGAAAagaccttcatttattcacgagatttTGAGAATCTTACATTaattttgtgtactattttttgtagattttaattttgtatgaaaaaaactgaccgttggatttttataaaaaatgtacggaatatcgaaaacaataatttctgtgtgaaaatattgaagacaatatttttaatttttaaaaagatatttgagtcgaaagtatgtctatatatataaaatattcctgtcacagtgttagtggCCATattcctccgaaacggcttaacccatttcaatgaaattttgcatatacattcggtaggtctgagaataggtttttatctattttttatattcctaagtgctattgttgtagtacccgtggcatgatggttagtgcgttggactgtcatgccagaggtcttgggttcgatccctgcctatgccatctaaagtcttttcacgggtactgcctcttgcgaggaattgacaaattctccaagagtaactcttgtcatgaaaaagtgctttctcaaattagccgttcggaatcggcatttaaactgtaggtcccctccactcctgacaacattactcgcacacaggaatggttgagagttgtaagtcactaggccctggttcttcatggactgttgcgacaCCCAACAAAGTGctattgtttaataaatattgttaatttaataattttaaactctgTCGATAACTGCGCAAGTGATTATTGATCAGTTTTTCTTTGTAGGAGCtgtaattgtttattatttatatttgtcttattcataatttaaaaaaagtttagttctCACATTAACTTAATACCTCAAAAATACTTAAGACGTGTCGCATCAGTTGATGATTAGACGCGACCAGAGCAACGTTATTCTACGATGTCGTGAGCTTTGTCAGCAATTCATGGTCGACATGTATGTAAAGATAGAGAGCGAACGATTACGATACTTGAGATTTAATCAACAAAAGTTGCGTGTGGAAGAATATATTCACCTACGAGACGCTATCATCACCAACGCCGACGCCGCTCAAATCTGTAACTCTGTCATTCTACCATCATCATACATAGGAAGTCCACGCCATATGCAAGAATATGTCCAGGATGCTCTGACTTATGTACGCGAATATGGGCGGCCGTGTTTATTTATCACGTTCACGTGTAATACAAAATGGTCGGAGATTACATCTTTACTATTGCCTGGCCAAAATGCAATACATCGCCATGACATTACAGCACGTGTATTCAGACATAAATTGAAGTCTTTGataaatttcattacaaaattacaTGTATTCGGTCCCACACGTTGCTGGATGTATAGCGTTGAATGGTAAAAGCGGGGATTACCTCATGCTCACATTTTGGTTTGGTTAGTCGATAAAATACGTCCTGTGGAAATCGACAGTATAATTTCTGCGGAAATTCCAGATCCGTCTACTGATCAAATGTTGTTTGATATTGTTACAACAAACATGATTCATGGCCCATGCGGCAATCTTAATCGTTCATCACCTTGCATGGCAGACGGAAAGTGTACTAAAAGTTTTCCGAAATATTTCACTAACGATACAATCACAAATGTTGATGGATATCCAACTTATCGTAGAAGACATCCCGACAATTGCGGACaatcatttgttaaaaatattaacagcgTAGACATTGACATTGATAACCGTTGGGTGGTCCCATATTCGCCTCTGCTGAGTAAAACATTCAATGCTCATATTAATGTTGAGTTCTGCAGTTCAGTGAAGAGCATCAAATACATTTGCAAGTATGTGAATAAAGGCATTGATATGGCTGTTTTTCggtttgaaaatacaaatttgaatgctCCTCCCATTAATAAAGATGACGAAATAACACTTTATCAAATTGGCCGGTACGTCAGCTCCAATGAAGCTGTTTGGCGTATCTTTGGTTTCCCAATTCATGAACGGGATCCAGCAGTTACTCATTTAGCCGTCCATCTTGAAAACGACCAGCGCTTATATTTCACGAGCGAGACAGCGTTTGATTGTGCTATTAGTCCACCAAAAATTACACTctctgaattttttgaattgtgtaATCGTGCGGATGCTTTTGGTGCTTTCACACGGACATTACTCTATTCAGAAGCACCACGCTATTTCACATGGGCTGCTACAAAAAAATGGATGCCTCGCAAGCAAGGTACGCCAATTGATGCATGTCCCggtttattcaaatcaaataccTTGGGGCGAGTATTTACAGTCAATCCAAAGCAGACTGAGTGCTTCTATCTTCGACTGTTATTGGTTAATATCACCGGCCcattatcattttaaaatatatgtaaagtGAATGGACAACAGTATCCAACGTATAAAGATGCATGCCTTGCACTCGGCTTGCTGGAAGACGACAACCAATGGGAATGTGTACTTACTGAAGCAGGATTGAACTGTACAGCTAAACAAATTCGCTTGCTATAGTGCTGACTACATGTTTCCCGGCCAGAGCAGAGACATTATAGGATAATCACAAAGATTCAATGACTGATGATATACTGCATCAACATcttacacggtgcaacgatcttacgataatattcagtgacgctatgtacaatgaagcattgattgctattgaggatctttgcattataattgccaacttaccactcagtcatttcggtatgtaTTCACCTAATCgcaatgcatctgatttaatagacaatgaattgaatcgtgaacaACAATACAATACTGCAGAAATGACAGCGGTAGTTGCTCGCAATGttccactaatgaatgaagaacaaagaaccatttatgaccacatcatgctcgcagtttcggcaggacaaggtggattcttttttttggatgcatcAGGTGGAACTggaaaaacattccttatttctctaattcttgctaaaatacgatcaaacaatggtatcgcattggctgttgcatcttctggcattgcggcaactttattggatggacgcagaacagctcattcagtatttaaactgccactaaatattcaaaacaacccggacgcggtgtgcaatataaaaaaacaatcattcatggccacagtgctgaaagagtgtaaaatta
It encodes:
- the LOC129939820 gene encoding uncharacterized protein LOC129939820, whose product is MIHGPCGNLNRSSPCMADGKCTKSFPKYFTNDTITNVDGYPTYRRRHPDNCGQSFVKNINSVDIDIDNRWVVPYSPLLSKTFNAHINVEFCSSVKSIKYICKYVNKGIDMAVFRFENTNLNAPPINKDDEITLYQIGRYVSSNEAVWRIFGFPIHERDPAVTHLAVHLENDQRLYFTSETAFDCAISPPKITLSEFFELCNRADAFGAFTRTLLYSEAPRYFTWAATKKWMPRKQGTPIDACPGLFKSNTLGRVFTVNPKQTECFYLRLLLVNITGPLSF